A single genomic interval of Spirosoma linguale DSM 74 harbors:
- a CDS encoding peptidase S9 prolyl oligopeptidase active site domain protein (PFAM: peptidase S9 prolyl oligopeptidase active site domain protein; dienelactone hydrolase; WD40 domain protein beta Propeller~KEGG: nmu:Nmul_A2303 peptidase S9, prolyl oligopeptidase active site region), with translation MPNRFSQQIWLCLSLSVAVGTAWAGPAPKPAAVRKYTIEQFMKTIRFGGSDISPDEKTVLFTSNQDGVFNLYEIPFDGSGQPKQLTKSTTNAIYVLGYLPDGRILYSSDQGGNELSHIYLREKDGAVSDLTPAEKAKFQFAGLSYDRKSFFYQSNQRNRAAFDVYEMDIATMKPKLLFENPGGFFPGDVSPDKRYIALAKTSTTTDGDVYLYDTKTKETRLLTKHEGDVNNGPEGFTPDGKKLLIRTDEGNEFAYVKAYDLASGQSTVLDKANWDISGDYLSYRGHYRILSVNNDARTELKIIDTRTNQPVKLPALPGGDITGVTITDSEGRMTFYVNSSNSPATLYSYDFKSGKVTPLVRGLNPDIDPDDLVAGEVIRYKSFDGMEIPALLYKPKEAGSGAKLPAILSIHGGPGGQTRLTYSPLVQYLVNSGYVVLAVNNRGSSGYGKTFYAADDRKHGDADLKDCVESKKFLTATGYVDPARIGIMGGSYGGYMTLAGLTFTPDDFAVGVDIFGVANWLRTLNSMPEWWGPQRDAMFKEIGHPKTDSVALYNKSPLFHTQRIKKPLLVIQGANDPRVLKIESDEIVANVKKNGVPVEYVTFPDEGHGFVKKENEITAYKAVREFLDKYLRGPDLVR, from the coding sequence ATGCCAAATCGATTTAGCCAACAGATATGGTTATGCCTGTCTCTATCAGTAGCCGTGGGCACAGCCTGGGCAGGTCCGGCCCCCAAGCCAGCCGCCGTTCGAAAATACACCATCGAGCAATTCATGAAAACCATTCGCTTCGGCGGGTCCGACATTTCGCCCGACGAAAAGACGGTGCTGTTCACTAGTAATCAGGATGGTGTCTTTAATCTTTATGAAATTCCTTTCGATGGCAGCGGCCAGCCAAAGCAACTGACCAAATCGACAACGAACGCCATTTATGTGCTTGGCTATCTGCCCGACGGCCGGATTTTATATAGCAGCGATCAGGGGGGTAACGAGCTGAGCCACATCTACCTGCGCGAAAAAGATGGCGCCGTAAGCGACCTGACTCCTGCCGAAAAAGCAAAGTTTCAGTTTGCCGGGCTGAGCTACGACCGTAAAAGTTTCTTCTACCAGTCGAACCAGCGCAACCGGGCGGCTTTCGATGTGTACGAGATGGATATCGCCACCATGAAGCCCAAACTCCTGTTCGAAAATCCGGGCGGTTTCTTTCCCGGTGATGTATCCCCCGATAAACGGTACATCGCGCTGGCAAAAACCAGCACGACAACGGATGGCGATGTGTACCTGTATGATACAAAAACGAAAGAAACCAGGCTGCTTACCAAACACGAAGGCGATGTAAATAATGGCCCGGAAGGATTCACCCCAGATGGAAAAAAACTCCTCATCCGTACGGACGAAGGCAACGAATTCGCCTATGTAAAAGCCTACGATTTAGCCAGTGGTCAAAGTACTGTACTAGATAAAGCCAACTGGGATATTTCGGGCGACTACCTGTCGTACCGGGGGCATTACCGCATTCTGTCGGTCAATAACGACGCCCGTACCGAACTCAAAATCATTGACACGCGTACAAATCAACCCGTTAAGCTGCCCGCGCTACCCGGTGGCGATATTACCGGCGTGACCATTACCGACAGCGAAGGGCGAATGACGTTTTATGTAAACAGTTCCAACTCGCCCGCAACGCTTTACTCGTACGACTTTAAATCGGGTAAAGTAACCCCTTTGGTACGGGGACTGAATCCGGATATTGATCCCGACGACTTGGTTGCTGGTGAAGTAATTCGGTATAAATCATTTGACGGGATGGAAATACCCGCCCTATTGTATAAGCCCAAAGAGGCCGGTTCAGGGGCTAAACTGCCCGCTATTCTCTCCATTCATGGGGGACCGGGTGGCCAAACCCGCCTGACCTACTCGCCCCTGGTGCAGTATCTGGTAAACAGCGGTTATGTGGTTCTGGCGGTCAACAACCGGGGAAGCTCGGGCTACGGCAAAACGTTCTACGCGGCCGACGACCGCAAACATGGCGATGCCGACCTGAAAGACTGTGTGGAGTCGAAGAAGTTTCTGACCGCAACCGGCTATGTCGATCCGGCCAGAATCGGTATCATGGGCGGTTCTTACGGTGGGTACATGACACTGGCCGGACTCACCTTTACCCCCGATGACTTTGCCGTCGGCGTGGATATTTTCGGAGTAGCCAACTGGCTCCGAACGTTGAATAGCATGCCCGAGTGGTGGGGCCCACAGCGCGATGCCATGTTTAAAGAGATTGGCCACCCCAAAACGGACTCCGTGGCGCTGTACAATAAATCGCCCTTGTTTCATACCCAACGGATCAAAAAGCCTCTTCTGGTTATCCAGGGAGCGAATGACCCGCGTGTGCTGAAAATTGAATCGGATGAGATTGTCGCTAATGTCAAGAAAAACGGTGTCCCTGTTGAATACGTCACCTTTCCGGACGAGGGACACGGCTTTGTGAAGAAAGAAAATGAGATTACCGCGTACAAAGCGGTACGGGAGTTTCTGGATAAATACCTTCGGGGACCGGACCTCGTAAGGTGA
- a CDS encoding Peptidoglycan-binding lysin domain protein (PFAM: Peptidoglycan-binding lysin domain; Lytic transglycosylase catalytic~SMART: Peptidoglycan-binding LysM~KEGG: dat:HRM2_18830 predicted membrane-bound peptidoglycan-binding family protein), whose protein sequence is MNRLTPSLTFFFALVSLIASAQSLSIPVVPEQVTFADISVRLDPDARRIVQQDVNALFANKQYWTAKLDRVVLYFPMIESILIDEDVPTDFKYLAVQESSLTPDAVSSSTAVGYWQFKRETAIDNGMRVDEEIDERKSITSSTHGAAKYLKKSNTQFNNWVASLYSYYLGAGGISKLIPPDWSYAREVALDGRTDRYILRFFAHKVAIENALRSHQTSNRFALIEYPNGGGKSMKAIAEELGVDEFELRKYNRWVLGEGVPTDKEYVVAIPVASDQINDIRQKIVNVGPKKTPVFVQNDVGFPVLRRVTTGLSSKNDPILYEINGLPGIQAQVGDNPGTLARKAKISLSSFLRYNDMGDLDQVIVNDVYYLAKKRKKALVPFHTVREDETTRSISQRYGIRLKKLLRYNRLDRVQKLAVGRVMWLRERRPSNKPVEIINSPTPPVYDRTPTPPARQDVASSGGAARPVTGSDGVPRNASERKLYQPKLVGGGVTPNDGTSEPAVPQQSEPQRPSIQPANNGNQPVSSGRPVVTTPPPARVDNSDGSQRVVIVRTPEGPEPTRAIPVATTPEREKTAGTPVVTTPKPTQTYAAKPSSKPAPVADVDMGRPETGKYEGPREQQADGSLTVPGAVSPTKAPPRPAPPVVTKTETRPTAAEKVNTEPKEVASSTRSAGAGSVNRSASTHTVEAGQTYYSISKLYGLTVDELLSLNNLTVDNKLEVGQKLALKSIPGGRLVQPSATDKSSSATESSSGVTYHTVAKGETMFRISQIYGVTVEQIQLWNKLTDVGVKVGQKIKILKP, encoded by the coding sequence ATGAATAGACTGACCCCTTCCTTAACTTTTTTCTTCGCTCTGGTAAGTCTGATCGCATCAGCGCAGTCTTTATCGATTCCGGTTGTGCCGGAGCAGGTGACGTTTGCCGATATTTCGGTACGCCTGGACCCCGATGCCCGCCGTATCGTGCAACAGGATGTGAACGCCCTGTTTGCCAATAAGCAATACTGGACTGCTAAACTTGATCGGGTGGTGCTGTACTTTCCGATGATCGAGTCGATTCTGATTGACGAAGACGTTCCTACAGACTTTAAATACCTCGCTGTTCAGGAGAGTTCACTAACGCCAGATGCCGTCTCGTCGTCCACAGCCGTGGGCTACTGGCAGTTTAAACGCGAAACAGCCATCGATAATGGTATGCGGGTAGATGAGGAGATAGACGAACGCAAAAGCATTACAAGCTCTACCCACGGTGCCGCCAAATACCTCAAAAAAAGTAACACCCAATTTAACAACTGGGTGGCATCCCTCTACTCGTACTATCTGGGTGCTGGCGGCATTTCAAAACTGATTCCGCCCGACTGGTCTTACGCCCGTGAGGTAGCTCTGGATGGACGCACAGATCGGTACATTCTGCGTTTTTTCGCCCATAAAGTAGCCATCGAAAATGCGCTGAGGTCGCACCAGACCAGCAACCGATTCGCGCTTATTGAGTACCCAAACGGGGGCGGTAAGTCGATGAAAGCCATTGCCGAAGAACTGGGCGTCGACGAATTTGAACTGCGTAAATACAACCGCTGGGTATTGGGCGAAGGTGTGCCAACCGACAAAGAGTACGTGGTGGCCATACCGGTAGCCAGCGATCAGATCAATGACATCCGTCAGAAGATTGTCAATGTAGGGCCCAAAAAGACACCGGTATTTGTTCAGAACGATGTTGGCTTTCCGGTTTTACGTCGGGTGACAACGGGCCTTAGCAGCAAAAACGACCCTATTCTGTACGAAATAAACGGGTTGCCGGGTATTCAGGCGCAGGTTGGCGACAACCCCGGAACGCTTGCCCGAAAAGCTAAAATTAGTCTGTCGAGTTTTCTGCGGTACAACGACATGGGCGACCTGGACCAGGTCATCGTCAACGATGTATATTATTTGGCTAAAAAGCGTAAAAAAGCGCTCGTCCCCTTTCATACTGTTCGCGAAGACGAAACGACGCGCAGTATTTCTCAGCGTTACGGGATTCGTTTGAAAAAACTGCTACGCTATAACCGGCTCGATCGTGTGCAAAAACTAGCGGTAGGTCGGGTGATGTGGCTCCGTGAACGTCGGCCATCCAATAAGCCTGTCGAGATAATCAATTCGCCCACACCACCCGTTTACGACCGCACACCAACCCCACCAGCGCGGCAGGATGTGGCGTCATCGGGTGGTGCCGCCCGGCCTGTTACGGGTAGCGACGGGGTGCCCCGCAACGCATCGGAACGCAAACTATACCAGCCCAAATTAGTGGGTGGCGGAGTGACGCCGAATGACGGCACATCCGAACCGGCCGTTCCTCAACAATCGGAACCCCAACGGCCGTCTATTCAACCAGCCAATAACGGTAACCAACCAGTGTCTTCCGGCCGCCCTGTGGTTACTACCCCCCCACCAGCACGCGTCGATAACAGTGATGGCTCACAACGGGTCGTTATTGTCAGAACGCCGGAAGGGCCGGAGCCTACCAGGGCTATACCGGTAGCGACTACGCCCGAGCGGGAAAAAACCGCCGGTACACCCGTTGTAACAACGCCGAAACCAACGCAGACCTATGCGGCCAAGCCCAGTTCAAAACCTGCACCAGTGGCCGATGTCGATATGGGACGTCCGGAAACCGGTAAATACGAAGGCCCTCGTGAACAGCAGGCCGATGGTTCATTGACGGTGCCGGGAGCCGTATCCCCAACGAAAGCGCCCCCTCGCCCGGCGCCCCCGGTTGTTACGAAAACGGAAACACGCCCAACGGCAGCAGAAAAAGTCAACACTGAGCCAAAGGAGGTCGCATCGTCGACACGTTCAGCAGGGGCGGGGTCTGTAAACCGGTCGGCTAGTACGCATACCGTAGAAGCTGGACAGACCTATTACAGTATTTCGAAACTGTATGGGCTGACGGTTGATGAACTGCTCTCACTCAACAACCTGACGGTAGATAATAAACTGGAAGTTGGCCAGAAGTTAGCACTAAAAAGCATTCCCGGCGGTCGGTTAGTACAGCCATCGGCAACGGATAAATCGTCATCAGCAACTGAGTCGTCGTCGGGTGTAACGTACCATACCGTCGCGAAGGGAGAAACGATGTTCCGTATTTCGCAGATTTACGGGGTAACCGTTGAGCAAATACAATTGTGGAATAAACTAACGGATGTAGGCGTGAAAGTGGGGCAGAAGATCAAGATCCTGAAGCCCTGA
- a CDS encoding NADPH-dependent FMN reductase (PFAM: NADPH-dependent FMN reductase~KEGG: afr:AFE_2803 FMN reductase, NADPH-dependent): MNFLAISGSLRAGSTNTALLRTLVTLAPENVTVTLYETLDDLPHFSPERDKGAAPEAVTKLRTLLTLADAAIICTPEYIHGMPGVLKNMLDWMASSGEFVHKPVGVISAGPSDLGGSRAHASLAYTLGILMARIPENASLIVPFIKSRLAPNGELIDPLLKQELQTVLTALVEAVEHKNQA, encoded by the coding sequence ATGAACTTTCTGGCAATCTCGGGCAGTCTACGCGCTGGCTCAACCAATACGGCTTTGTTACGGACCCTGGTTACATTAGCTCCAGAAAACGTAACCGTCACGTTATACGAGACCCTTGACGACCTCCCCCACTTTAGTCCTGAACGGGACAAAGGGGCTGCTCCGGAAGCCGTTACGAAGCTTAGAACCCTCCTCACTTTGGCCGATGCGGCCATTATCTGTACGCCCGAGTACATTCATGGAATGCCCGGTGTACTGAAAAACATGCTCGACTGGATGGCCTCATCGGGTGAGTTTGTACATAAACCCGTCGGCGTTATCAGCGCGGGGCCGTCGGACCTGGGTGGTTCGCGAGCCCATGCGTCACTGGCATATACCCTCGGTATATTGATGGCCCGGATACCGGAAAACGCATCGCTCATTGTCCCCTTCATTAAAAGCAGGCTGGCTCCCAACGGAGAGCTGATTGATCCACTATTAAAACAGGAATTACAGACTGTACTTACGGCGTTGGTTGAGGCTGTTGAGCATAAAAACCAGGCATGA
- a CDS encoding Caffeoyl-CoA O-methyltransferase (PFAM: O-methyltransferase family 3~KEGG: mxa:MXAN_5983 O-methyltransferase family protein): MDFLPPAITTYSDAHTSPESELLQRLNRNTRAHIMAPRMLSGHVQGRFLSMISWMIRPRYILEIGTYTGYSALCLAEGLAEDGQLITIDQNEELEDFARSYWRQSPLDHKIDFRLGKAVDILPTLTETFDLVFIDADKRNLSTYFDQIIDKVRPGGFILADNVLWSGKVVEPVKPSDLDTLAVLAFNEKVHNDSRVENVLLPVRDGIMMLRKRN; the protein is encoded by the coding sequence ATGGATTTTTTACCACCCGCTATAACCACCTACTCCGACGCCCATACCTCGCCCGAAAGCGAGTTGCTTCAACGGCTCAATCGGAATACCCGCGCTCATATTATGGCTCCCCGGATGCTGTCGGGGCATGTCCAGGGGCGTTTTCTGTCGATGATTTCGTGGATGATTCGTCCCCGGTATATTTTGGAAATTGGTACTTATACCGGCTATTCAGCCCTTTGTCTGGCCGAGGGATTAGCGGAGGATGGCCAGTTGATTACCATTGACCAGAATGAAGAGCTGGAGGACTTTGCCCGGTCGTACTGGCGGCAGTCACCGCTGGACCATAAAATTGACTTTCGGCTCGGAAAGGCCGTGGATATACTGCCAACCCTTACTGAAACGTTTGACCTGGTGTTCATTGATGCCGACAAACGTAACTTGTCGACCTATTTTGATCAGATAATCGATAAAGTGCGGCCGGGTGGTTTTATTCTGGCCGACAACGTTTTATGGAGTGGCAAGGTTGTTGAACCGGTAAAACCATCTGATTTGGATACACTTGCTGTGCTGGCTTTTAATGAAAAGGTTCATAATGATTCGCGTGTGGAAAATGTGCTGCTACCCGTACGAGACGGGATTATGATGCTTAGAAAACGAAATTGA
- a CDS encoding Protein of unknown function DUF2490 (PFAM: Protein of unknown function DUF2490~KEGG: lpf:lpl0036 hypothetical protein): MIRLRFKVYLVAGLLALTLTSSFAQTSLTPSSPWGTWLIGTIQLPTGPKKWGGFAEVQGRANGAFSQFFYNELKGGVSYDLDKNFTLTLAGGRYATYDYKALSDGPLNTEKRLWEQLIINQYLTRLKFEHRYRVEQRWFTFRDGTTPYRSRIRYRLNTFIPLNNHTVKEKTSFLSIYDEIFLNPIGPTFERNRLYAGVGYQFDQQWIVQLGWVNQTNYNAANFDQGVFTPLLATGKNNIVIGLTYRLKRSNTPERLPTQPD; the protein is encoded by the coding sequence GTGATCCGTCTTCGTTTTAAGGTTTATTTAGTCGCAGGTCTTCTTGCTCTTACGCTTACCAGTTCCTTCGCCCAAACCTCTCTTACGCCCTCTTCTCCCTGGGGAACCTGGCTTATTGGTACCATTCAGCTACCTACTGGCCCGAAAAAATGGGGAGGCTTTGCCGAAGTTCAGGGCCGGGCCAACGGCGCATTCAGCCAGTTTTTTTATAATGAATTGAAGGGCGGGGTAAGCTATGACCTCGACAAAAACTTCACGCTGACTTTAGCGGGCGGGCGTTACGCTACCTACGATTACAAAGCGCTGTCCGACGGTCCGCTCAACACCGAGAAGCGGCTCTGGGAGCAGCTTATTATTAATCAGTACCTGACCCGACTGAAATTTGAACACCGGTACCGGGTTGAACAACGCTGGTTTACCTTTCGCGACGGAACAACCCCCTACCGAAGCCGGATTCGGTATCGACTTAATACGTTCATACCGCTAAACAACCACACCGTTAAGGAAAAAACGTCCTTTCTCTCCATTTACGACGAGATTTTCCTGAACCCGATTGGGCCAACGTTTGAACGGAATCGTCTTTACGCGGGCGTTGGTTACCAATTCGACCAACAGTGGATCGTACAACTGGGCTGGGTAAACCAGACCAACTATAACGCAGCTAACTTCGATCAGGGTGTTTTCACCCCCTTACTGGCAACCGGAAAAAATAATATAGTAATTGGGCTGACCTACCGTCTTAAACGCAGCAATACACCCGAACGCCTGCCAACACAGCCGGATTAG
- a CDS encoding Methylated-DNA-(protein)-cysteine S- methyltransferase DNA binding protein (PFAM: Methylated-DNA-[protein]-cysteine S- methyltransferase DNA binding~KEGG: hypothetical protein): MPEQRDYFEEVYEVVRLIPKGRVTTYGTIAHYLSLRAGARMVGWAMNGCHNRPDVPAHRVVNRIGVLSGKHFFGGPTIMQQLLEDEGVKVENDRVVDFKNLLWDPAVELAL, from the coding sequence ATGCCCGAACAGCGCGATTATTTTGAGGAGGTCTATGAAGTAGTACGGTTAATACCGAAAGGTCGCGTAACAACCTACGGGACCATTGCGCATTACCTGAGCCTGCGGGCAGGTGCCCGTATGGTGGGGTGGGCTATGAATGGATGCCACAACCGACCCGATGTTCCGGCCCACCGGGTTGTTAACCGAATTGGTGTACTGTCGGGCAAGCATTTCTTTGGCGGACCAACCATCATGCAGCAATTGCTGGAAGACGAGGGGGTAAAGGTCGAAAATGATCGGGTCGTCGATTTTAAGAACCTCCTTTGGGACCCCGCCGTGGAGCTGGCTCTATAA
- a CDS encoding D-tyrosyl-tRNA(Tyr) deacylase (TIGRFAM: D-tyrosyl-tRNA(Tyr) deacylase~PFAM: D-tyrosyl-tRNA(Tyr) deacylase~KEGG: hypothetical protein LOC100199907), giving the protein MIAVIQRVSQASVLINNYEKGHIKTGFLILLGIGHTDSQEDIDWLSRKIVGMRIFSDDQGKMNLDLAAVGGDILLISQFTLHASTKKGNRPSFIEAARPEVAIPLYEAMIDQLSALLGKPIQTGEFGADMKVSLLNDGPVTILIDSKNRI; this is encoded by the coding sequence ATGATTGCGGTAATTCAACGAGTGTCCCAGGCTTCCGTTTTGATCAATAATTATGAGAAAGGTCATATAAAAACCGGGTTCCTTATACTGCTTGGTATAGGGCACACTGATAGTCAGGAGGATATAGACTGGTTAAGTCGAAAAATTGTTGGTATGAGAATATTTAGCGACGATCAGGGGAAAATGAACCTGGACCTGGCCGCTGTAGGAGGAGATATTTTGTTGATCAGCCAATTTACGCTCCATGCCAGCACTAAAAAAGGGAATCGTCCCAGCTTTATCGAAGCCGCCCGGCCCGAAGTTGCTATTCCTTTGTATGAAGCCATGATAGATCAATTATCAGCTCTGTTAGGTAAGCCAATCCAAACGGGAGAGTTTGGAGCTGATATGAAAGTCTCACTGCTTAACGATGGCCCGGTAACTATATTGATTGATTCAAAAAATCGGATTTAG
- a CDS encoding siroheme synthase (TIGRFAM: siroheme synthase~KEGG: par:Psyc_1065 uroporphyrinogen-III C- methyltransferase / precorrin-2 dehydrogenase) codes for MNTLFPIFVKAENLHLLIVGGGYVGLEKLTALLGNSPEARVTLVAPEIREEIRDMATRYPKLELIQEPYHDLYLSNKDLVIVGTNDKTVNRQVQADCKARQILVNVADTPDLCDFYLSSVVKKGDLKIAISTNGKSPTFAKRFREVLEEILPDSLQETLDNLTAIRNQLKGDFVQKMEKLNEITKVLR; via the coding sequence ATGAATACCCTCTTCCCTATTTTCGTTAAAGCCGAGAACCTGCATCTGCTTATTGTGGGCGGAGGATATGTTGGTCTGGAAAAGCTCACGGCTTTGCTTGGCAATTCGCCCGAGGCCCGCGTTACGCTGGTGGCGCCCGAAATTCGGGAGGAGATTCGGGACATGGCAACCCGATACCCTAAACTGGAACTCATTCAGGAGCCGTACCACGATCTGTATTTATCGAATAAAGACCTCGTCATTGTTGGGACGAACGACAAAACCGTCAATCGGCAGGTACAGGCAGATTGCAAAGCCCGCCAGATTCTGGTCAACGTCGCCGATACGCCTGACCTGTGCGACTTTTACCTGAGTTCGGTTGTCAAGAAAGGCGACTTGAAAATCGCTATTTCAACCAACGGTAAATCGCCCACCTTCGCCAAACGATTCCGGGAAGTGCTGGAAGAAATTCTGCCCGACAGCTTGCAGGAAACGCTCGACAATCTGACCGCCATCCGTAATCAGCTCAAAGGGGACTTCGTGCAGAAAATGGAGAAGCTCAACGAGATCACAAAGGTCTTGCGGTAA
- a CDS encoding histidine kinase (PFAM: histidine kinase A domain protein; ATP- binding region ATPase domain protein~SMART: histidine kinase A domain protein; ATP- binding region ATPase domain protein~KEGG: dat:HRM2_10420 signal transduction histidine kinase) yields MKLLTKTNRIYLAFSLVIYLLTAITFYQIIRLVIYDEVENRLRVERRDFEAYVRAHNTWSNIPYFVENKINVTPVPGKVAPVPPEIFTDTLILNRYDDELIPFRQLTFYQPIQGVLHQVEIRKSLIQTYRLIEVITVTMLLFLGLLLVGTFWFQNKLSGRLWHPFYDTLSRIKGFDLGSGAPLVLNKPEITEFRELNDVLQKMADKMQQDYRSLKEFTENASHEMQTPLALINAKVEQLIQSEQLTETQTHWIERIYQASRRISRLNQGLLLLAKIENRQFNESLPIDLSALLTEKLTDMEEVLSFKQLAVDVQVQEPFAVLLPASLADSLVTNLVNNAIRHNQTNGRIELVSTAGELRLSNTGAPLTTSPERLFERFKKESPGPDSVGLGLSIIRQIGDSYGLSISYQETAGIHCFRITNH; encoded by the coding sequence TTGAAACTTCTCACCAAAACCAACCGAATCTATCTGGCATTTTCGCTGGTCATCTATCTGCTGACTGCCATTACTTTTTACCAGATTATCCGGCTGGTCATCTACGATGAAGTCGAGAATCGGCTGCGCGTCGAACGGCGGGATTTTGAAGCGTACGTCCGGGCGCATAATACCTGGTCGAACATCCCGTATTTCGTCGAAAACAAAATCAATGTTACGCCTGTGCCGGGCAAGGTGGCTCCGGTCCCACCGGAGATTTTTACCGATACGCTTATCCTGAATCGGTATGACGATGAGCTGATTCCATTTCGGCAACTAACGTTCTACCAGCCTATTCAGGGTGTATTGCATCAGGTTGAGATTCGCAAATCCCTCATTCAGACCTATCGGCTTATCGAGGTAATTACAGTGACGATGCTTCTCTTTCTGGGGTTGTTGCTGGTAGGAACCTTCTGGTTCCAGAATAAGCTTTCCGGGCGGCTTTGGCATCCATTTTATGATACCTTATCACGCATCAAAGGCTTTGATTTGGGCAGCGGGGCACCCCTGGTACTGAACAAGCCCGAGATAACCGAGTTTCGGGAACTGAATGATGTCCTGCAGAAGATGGCCGATAAGATGCAGCAGGATTACCGGAGCCTTAAAGAGTTTACCGAGAATGCCTCCCACGAAATGCAAACGCCCCTGGCGCTCATCAATGCCAAGGTGGAACAACTCATTCAGAGTGAGCAACTAACCGAAACGCAAACCCACTGGATTGAGCGGATCTACCAGGCATCCCGCCGAATATCGCGCTTGAATCAGGGATTGCTGTTACTGGCTAAAATTGAAAATCGGCAATTCAACGAGAGCCTCCCAATCGACTTATCGGCTTTGTTAACCGAAAAGCTGACCGATATGGAGGAAGTACTGTCGTTCAAACAACTGGCTGTCGATGTGCAGGTGCAAGAGCCTTTTGCTGTACTTCTGCCTGCTTCATTAGCGGATAGTCTGGTAACAAACCTGGTTAACAATGCCATCAGGCACAACCAGACAAATGGACGTATTGAGTTGGTTTCGACCGCCGGAGAACTTCGCTTAAGCAACACGGGTGCACCGTTGACAACCTCACCCGAACGTCTGTTTGAGCGATTTAAGAAAGAAAGTCCCGGCCCGGATTCCGTAGGACTGGGCCTTTCCATAATCCGTCAAATTGGCGATAGCTATGGCCTGAGCATTTCGTATCAGGAAACGGCAGGTATTCACTGCTTTCGCATCACGAACCATTAA